A genome region from Bacteroidia bacterium includes the following:
- a CDS encoding class I SAM-dependent methyltransferase produces the protein MSWFTHWFGSEFYDRLYKNRNEEEAIAFIHKVFVELPSMKQPSILDLCCGNGRHSLAMAEYGSVVGVDLNEEQIQKAKDRMILHASFFVHDMREVVKLNEFDFVFNLFSSFAYFDNQSDDLKTLNSVYQNLRSNGIFIQDFLNVNYVIPRLKTSEYKTDNELSFDIKRKVENKKIIKTIKVSQRNVEIGLFEEKLTAYTPDELLALHKQAGLTPFKIFGNYQLSEFDKLNSPRIIVFSKKG, from the coding sequence ATGTCCTGGTTTACACATTGGTTTGGTTCTGAATTTTATGACAGGTTATACAAAAACCGCAATGAGGAGGAGGCTATCGCTTTCATTCACAAAGTATTTGTAGAACTACCGTCAATGAAACAACCATCCATACTTGATTTATGTTGCGGCAACGGCAGACATTCATTGGCAATGGCAGAATATGGCTCCGTTGTGGGAGTGGACTTGAACGAAGAACAAATCCAAAAAGCTAAAGATAGAATGATTCTGCATGCTTCGTTTTTCGTTCATGACATGAGAGAAGTGGTAAAGCTAAATGAATTTGATTTTGTGTTTAACTTGTTTTCCAGTTTTGCATACTTTGACAATCAATCTGACGATTTAAAGACACTCAATAGTGTTTATCAAAACTTGCGGTCAAACGGCATATTTATTCAAGATTTTTTAAATGTCAATTATGTCATTCCCAGACTAAAAACATCAGAATACAAAACAGACAATGAACTCAGCTTTGACATTAAACGCAAGGTTGAGAATAAAAAAATAATTAAAACCATAAAGGTTTCTCAACGCAATGTTGAAATTGGTTTGTTTGAGGAAAAACTCACCGCTTACACTCCGGATGAGTTATTAGCATTGCACAAACAAGCCGGCTTAACTCCTTTTAAAATTTTTGGCAATTACCAATTATCAGAGTTTGACAAATTAAATTCCCCTCGTATTATTGTCTTTTCAAAAAAGGGTTAG
- a CDS encoding phosphatase PAP2 family protein: MFEFLQEIDRVLYEFLNGKLHTPFLDWLMPIITNANTWIPLYVGLLGYMIYRYRKLFFIPFLGLLISFGISDPVSAKIIKPIFERTRPCNETTVKSRVVGVECRNSFSFPSSHASNHFAIAVFMTLLIGTRKRFGLGFWMIWAGVIAYSRVYVGVHYPFDIIAGAILGSFIGLVIAIITNKILKKLQNNNAATI; the protein is encoded by the coding sequence ATGTTTGAGTTTTTGCAAGAAATAGACAGAGTTTTATACGAGTTTCTCAATGGGAAGCTTCACACCCCCTTTTTAGATTGGTTAATGCCCATCATTACTAACGCAAACACATGGATTCCTCTTTATGTTGGGCTATTAGGTTATATGATTTACCGATACCGCAAACTATTTTTTATTCCATTTCTAGGATTGTTAATTAGTTTTGGTATTTCCGACCCTGTTTCTGCCAAAATTATCAAGCCTATTTTTGAAAGGACACGCCCATGCAATGAGACAACTGTAAAATCGCGTGTTGTGGGTGTTGAGTGTAGAAACAGCTTCAGTTTTCCTTCATCTCATGCATCCAATCATTTTGCCATTGCAGTTTTTATGACTTTATTAATCGGTACAAGAAAACGTTTTGGTTTAGGTTTTTGGATGATTTGGGCAGGAGTAATTGCCTATTCGAGAGTTTATGTTGGTGTTCATTATCCCTTTGATATAATTGCCGGAGCGATTTTAGGCTCATTCATCGGACTCGTCATTGCCATCATCACAAATAAGATTTTAAAGAAACTCCAAAACAATAATGCCGCTACTATTTAA
- a CDS encoding ZIP family metal transporter, with product MPLLFNIAILFIFPFVGGLIANYTNKEWKGTIKVFLAFSGAFLFAITFLNFIPEAYHHLENAGIWVLAGFFFQIFIEQFTKGIEHGHSHIHDLKNIAPIFIGLGLHAFLEGIPVGSQNLGISPGLLYGVALHEMPAAFVLAISIKTLLPHKNIIPFVLIYALFCPAGATLGYFVEHIEHGDKIFMILLAFVSGTFLHISTTILFENSENHKISRKKLTAVVAGTGLAILTMLI from the coding sequence ATGCCGCTACTATTTAACATTGCCATTTTATTTATTTTTCCTTTTGTCGGAGGACTTATTGCGAACTATACCAACAAAGAATGGAAGGGAACAATCAAAGTATTCTTGGCTTTCAGTGGTGCATTTCTATTTGCCATCACCTTTCTCAATTTTATACCGGAGGCATATCATCATTTAGAAAATGCAGGGATATGGGTGTTAGCCGGATTCTTTTTCCAGATTTTCATTGAACAATTTACTAAGGGAATTGAACATGGGCACAGCCATATTCATGACCTAAAGAATATCGCTCCAATCTTTATTGGACTTGGATTACATGCATTTCTTGAGGGGATTCCTGTGGGTTCACAAAATTTAGGTATAAGTCCCGGACTTTTGTATGGGGTTGCACTTCACGAAATGCCCGCAGCATTTGTCCTTGCCATCAGTATAAAAACATTATTACCACACAAGAACATCATTCCTTTTGTGTTGATTTACGCGCTTTTTTGTCCGGCAGGCGCCACTTTAGGCTACTTTGTAGAACACATTGAACATGGGGACAAAATCTTCATGATTCTATTGGCATTTGTATCAGGTACTTTTCTTCACATCAGCACAACAATCCTCTTTGAAAATTCAGAGAATCATAAAATCAGCAGAAAGAAACTCACAGCTGTGGTT